GTTGACGGCTCTGAAAACTCATTGCGCGCAGCACAAGACGCTGTAAAAGTAGCTTCTGAAGAATCGTTAATCGAACTGATTACCGTGATTCCAGCAGAAGGTATCGCTTCTCAGGCAGTACATGAAGGTACATTAGACAACCTAGAAGCAGAGTATACGCAAAAAGTAAATACAGAACAAGAATATATTCAACAAAACCATACGAACTCTAAATTAACGATTGTACACGGTCCAGCTGGTCGTATGATCTCTAACTATGCAAATAATAATAAAGTAGACCTAGTCGTAATCGGATGTCGTGGCCTAAACCCAATGCAAGAGATGGTATTTGGTAGTGTCAGCACCTACGTTACAAAAAACGCGAACTGTTCAACGCTACTCGTTAAATAATTTTTACTGAGCTTTTTTAATTCCAAATGAAAAGTCAGCCCGGCAATTCGGGCTGACTTTCACTGTTTTACAAGCTACTTTTTATTTACTTGAATCTCGTTTTTCAATGCGGTGAGGTAAGATGACATGCGGTTCATCTACTTCCTCTTTATTCATGTACTTCGTCAGTAGGCGCATTGCTACTGCACCAATATCGTACAGTGGTAAGACAACGCTTGATAATTGTGGTCGGACCATGCGTGCAAGCTTTGAATTTTCAAAACTAATCACTTCTACATCTTCAGGTACACGTTTGCCGTTATCTTGAACGCCGTGTACTAAGCCGATTGCTAGCTCATCATTGCCCACAAAAATAGCTGTTGGTGGTACGTCAATTGTTGCTAAGGTCGCCCAGCTTTCTAACCCATCATCATACGAGCCATCACCCGATACAATTAACGCCTCATCTAGCTCAATGCCTGCTTGCTGCAAAGCGTCTTTATAGGCCGCTAATTTATATTTCCCATTCACTGTGTACTGTAGTGGACCTGAAACAAAAGCAATGCGCTGATGGCCGTTGTTAATTAGTAGCTCTACCGCTTCTTTTGCTGCTGAATAATAATCAACGTTTACAGAAGAAATTTTTTCTACATCACAAATCGAACTTGCAAGTACAATTGGCACTGGGGATGTCTCTACCGCACGCTGAATATTTTCAGTTACCTCTTCACTCATCATGACAATCCCGTCTACTTGTTTTCCGAGCATTGTATCAAGGAGTGAGAGTTCCTTGTCTTCGTTTTGATCTGAGTTCGCCAAAATAATATTATAACGATACATCGTTGCAATATCTTCAATACCGCGCGCAAGCTCCGCATTTAAATTGTTCGAAATATCAGGGATAATGACTCCTACTGATGTTGTTTTTTTGCTTGCTAGCCCACGTGCAACCGCATTTGGTCGATATTCAAGTCGTTCAATAACTTCCAATACTTTTTTTCTCGTTGCTGGCTTAACATTTTGATTTCCGTTAACTACGCGTGAAACCGTTGCCATCGATACATTCGCCTCGCGTGCAACATCGTAAATTGTGACAGTCAAACTAATCTCCCCCTTTTACCTTAACCTTTTCATTAAAAATATCAAGAATACCGATATTTATGTATAGTTTCATCATATAATACTTTCATTTCCATTTTCAATTGAAAACCCAGTAAATTACTAGATTTTTCGACATTTTTGTGGAAATTATGATGAAAAGAGTCCTATCTCTACTGATAGTCCCCTTTTCCCCTTATTCTTTGTGCTGTATTAGCTTTTTTTGAAGCGCTAAATATGTTTCAATTTCTTCTGCCGTTAACGCTGAAAATAGATCCAAATAAATCTGTTCACCAATTTCTGCTGCCTTTTTTAGTGCATTTCTTCCCTCATCCGTAATATCAAGTTGAATTGTACGGCGATCCGTTTCATCATAAATGCGCACGACTAAGTCATTGGCCGCAAGCTTGTTGGCAATGCTTGTCATCGCTCCTTTTGTAAAACCGAGCATACCCGCTAGTTCTATTTGCTTTTTTGGTCCATTTACTTTCAATTCTTGTAAAACTAGAATGGGCGAAATGCCTATTGGGTACGGGAACTTTTTCGTGAAACGAACGATGTTGGCATTACTTACTTGTTCGAGTGTATGAATTAATTGAAAAATATTTTGTTGATCCATTGTTGTCAAACCCTTTACTTAATTACTTAATTTATCCTGTTAAAACGGATTATTATTTATTGCATCATACCGCTTTTTTCACCTACTTTTCAATAGTTTCCTACGGATCTAAGTACTTCTATATAAAAAGCCCCCAAAGTAGATACACTACTTAAGGGGCAAAAATTTTATTTAGACACTTCGTATTGCTTCATGAATTTTAAAATTTCGTTGTAGTACGCATTGAACGTTGGGATATCCATTTGTTGCTGTTGATCTGATAAGGCAACCGATGGATCTGGGTGAACTTCTGCCATAACCCCATCTGCACCAATCGCGATAGCAGCTTTTGTACATGGTAATAATAGATCACGACGACCTGTAGAGTGCGTTACGTCAACCATTACCGGTAAGTGCGTTTCTTGTTTTAAAATCGGTACAGCTGAAATATCTAACGTATTACGCGTTGCTTTTTCGTATGTACGAATACCACGCTCACAAAGGATGATGTTTTCGTTCCCTTTAGACATAATATATTCAGCAGCGTGAATGAACTCGTCGATTGTTGCTGCTAAACCACGTTTTAATAAAATTGGTTTTTTCAACTCGCCCGCTGCTTTTAATAATTCGAAGTTTTGCATATTACGTGCACCAATTTGGATTACATCTACGTAATCTAACGCTGTTTCTAAGTCAGCTGGTGTTACGATTTCAGTCACAACGCCTAAGCCGTGCTTGTCCGCTGCTTGTTTTAAGATTTTTAAGCCTTCTAAACCTAAGCCTTGGAAATCATATGGCGATGTACGTGGCTTGTATGCACCACCACGAATTAATTTTAAGCCTTTTTCAGCAATTGTTGCTGCAACTGCCTCTACTTGTTCGTATGATTCAACAGCACATGGACCGAATACGAATGATGGACCACCAGCACCTACTAAATCACCATTAATATTAATAACAGTATCTTCTGACTTTTCTTTACGTGAAACAAGTAATTCTTTTTTCTTTTCAGCTTCAAGTTGTTTTAAAGCCGTTTTGAAGATTTGTTTGAAGATGTAATCAACCGTCATTTGGTTTAATGGACCGTTGTTATGCTTTTGGATTAAATCGAGCATGTGACGCTCACGTAATGGATCGTAACGGTGCACACCTTGCTTCTCTTTAATTTTACCGATTTCTTCCACGACAGCTGCACGCTCATTAATTAAACGTAAAATATCTAAGTTCAAGCTATCAATCTGACTACGTAATCCTTCTAAATCTTGTTGACTCATATTCCTCTTACCCCTCTTCTTTGCGTATACGGCACTTTCAGATAACTTAAAAGTGTGATACATTTTTAAATAATAAACCTATTATAATCAACTCTCGCCAAATTGTCACGCATTTTTAATTTAGCGCATCAACTCGCTAAAGTATATTATAATAATAAAAGGAAAGGAAGCGTTTTCATATGACAAATAAATTGTTTGCACTCGACATCGGTACACGCTCAGTTGTCGGGATTATTTTAGAGCAACAGGGAGATCAATACCACGTTGCCGATATTTTAGTAAAAGAACATAAAGAACGTGCCATGGTAGACGGCCAAATACATAATGTCCTGTACGTAGCAGAACTCATCCAAGAAATTAAATCTGAGCTTGAACAAACACATGGCGATTTAAAGAAAGTAAGTGTAGCAGCAGCCGGTCGTGCGCTTAAAACGGAGCAAGCCAGTGTGACGATTCCGATAAAAAATCGCCCAATTTTTACTGAAGAAGACATCAACCGCATGGAATTACAAGCCGTACAGCAGGCACAGCAACAGCTCTTACAACAAAAAGAAGATGCTAAAAATAATCATTACTACTGCGTTGGTTATTCGGTACTGTACTTCCGCTTAGACGGTGAAGAAATCGGTAGCTTACTTGATCAGCAGGGAGACGAAGCAAGCGTTGAAGTAATTGCTACATTCTTACCACGTGTCGTTGTCGAGTCGTTACTTGCTGCGTTAAAACGCGCGGATTTAGAAATGGAAGCACTCACACTTGAGCCAATAGCTGCAATAAACGCCTTAATTCCACCGACAATGCGTCGATTAAATGTAGCCCTAGTCGATATAGGGGCTGGGACTTCGGATATCGCGATTACTGATAAGAGTACAGTCGTTGCATACGGAATGGTGCCAACAGCTGGTGACGAGATCACAGAAGCCCTTAGTGACCATTATCTATTAGACTTCCCAATTGCAGAGACAGCTAAGCGTCAAATGCATACAAGTGAGGAAATATTAATTCAGGATATTTTAGGCTTTGATCAATACTTCCCACGTGAAGAAGTGTTAGAAGCTATTTTCCCAGCAATTGAAAACTTAGCAAAATCCATTGGCGAGGAAATTCTACGTCTAAATAG
The sequence above is a segment of the Solibacillus sp. FSL H8-0523 genome. Coding sequences within it:
- a CDS encoding universal stress protein, whose amino-acid sequence is MYKHILLAVDGSENSLRAAQDAVKVASEESLIELITVIPAEGIASQAVHEGTLDNLEAEYTQKVNTEQEYIQQNHTNSKLTIVHGPAGRMISNYANNNKVDLVVIGCRGLNPMQEMVFGSVSTYVTKNANCSTLLVK
- the ccpA gene encoding catabolite control protein A, translating into MTVTIYDVAREANVSMATVSRVVNGNQNVKPATRKKVLEVIERLEYRPNAVARGLASKKTTSVGVIIPDISNNLNAELARGIEDIATMYRYNIILANSDQNEDKELSLLDTMLGKQVDGIVMMSEEVTENIQRAVETSPVPIVLASSICDVEKISSVNVDYYSAAKEAVELLINNGHQRIAFVSGPLQYTVNGKYKLAAYKDALQQAGIELDEALIVSGDGSYDDGLESWATLATIDVPPTAIFVGNDELAIGLVHGVQDNGKRVPEDVEVISFENSKLARMVRPQLSSVVLPLYDIGAVAMRLLTKYMNKEEVDEPHVILPHRIEKRDSSK
- a CDS encoding MarR family transcriptional regulator encodes the protein MDQQNIFQLIHTLEQVSNANIVRFTKKFPYPIGISPILVLQELKVNGPKKQIELAGMLGFTKGAMTSIANKLAANDLVVRIYDETDRRTIQLDITDEGRNALKKAAEIGEQIYLDLFSALTAEEIETYLALQKKLIQHKE
- a CDS encoding bifunctional 3-deoxy-7-phosphoheptulonate synthase/chorismate mutase, with translation MSQQDLEGLRSQIDSLNLDILRLINERAAVVEEIGKIKEKQGVHRYDPLRERHMLDLIQKHNNGPLNQMTVDYIFKQIFKTALKQLEAEKKKELLVSRKEKSEDTVININGDLVGAGGPSFVFGPCAVESYEQVEAVAATIAEKGLKLIRGGAYKPRTSPYDFQGLGLEGLKILKQAADKHGLGVVTEIVTPADLETALDYVDVIQIGARNMQNFELLKAAGELKKPILLKRGLAATIDEFIHAAEYIMSKGNENIILCERGIRTYEKATRNTLDISAVPILKQETHLPVMVDVTHSTGRRDLLLPCTKAAIAIGADGVMAEVHPDPSVALSDQQQQMDIPTFNAYYNEILKFMKQYEVSK